A window of the Bradyrhizobium diazoefficiens genome harbors these coding sequences:
- the pheT gene encoding phenylalanine--tRNA ligase subunit beta — MKFTLSWLKDHLETDEPLEKLADKLTMIGLEVENIEDKAKALKPFTIAKVISAEQHPNADRLRVCMVDTGDGGAPVQVVCGAPNARAGLVSVFSPPGTYIPGKDITLGVGTIRGVESRGMLCSAAELQISNDHDGIMELPGDAPVGAGYAEWAALGDPVIEINLTPNRQDCTGVHGIARDLAAADMGKFKDPSIKPIKGEFPCPVKVTVEDAALCPGFALRLVRGVKNGPSPEWLQKRLTAIGLRPINALVDITNFMTYDRARPLHVFDAKKVVGNLVVRRARDGEALLALDGRAYNLDPSICVIADQHGVESLAGIMGGEASGCDENTTDVLIESALWNEINIAQTGRKLGINSDARYRFERGVDPAFMVPGLELATKLVMELCGGTPSENVVVGKTFGDDRVIDFPLTEVKRLSGIEVPQVEMKLILTRLGFMMAGPGPVVKVAVPSWRSDVHGKADIVEEVVRIYGVDKVPMTPFERGEDARKAVLTPLQLRSRRARRSLASRGMVEAVTWSFITKPAAQLFGGGRRELEVANPIAADLSDMRPSLLPGLVAAAQANADRGFGDVVLFEVGQVFRGDRPQDQFMAASGVRRGLASSDGLGRHWSASAQANVFDAKADALAVLAAAGAPMQALQIVAGGPAWLHPGRSGTIQIGPQNVLGHFGEMHPRALEALGADGPLVVFEVILDRIPEAKKKPTRAKPLIELSAFQPVSRDFAFIVDRTVKAGDIVRAAVSVDKKLITGVNVFDVYEGKGIDDGRKSIGIAVTIQPREKTLTDQEIEAVAAKIVAEVTKKTGGTLRA, encoded by the coding sequence ATGAAATTCACCCTCTCCTGGCTGAAGGATCATCTCGAGACCGACGAGCCGTTGGAAAAGCTTGCCGACAAGCTCACCATGATTGGGCTCGAGGTTGAGAACATCGAGGACAAGGCGAAGGCGCTCAAGCCTTTCACCATCGCGAAGGTGATTTCGGCCGAGCAGCATCCGAACGCGGATCGCCTGCGCGTCTGCATGGTCGACACCGGTGACGGTGGCGCGCCGGTGCAGGTCGTGTGCGGCGCGCCGAATGCGCGCGCAGGGCTCGTGAGCGTGTTCTCGCCGCCCGGCACCTACATTCCCGGCAAGGACATCACGCTCGGTGTCGGCACCATCCGCGGCGTCGAGAGCCGCGGCATGCTATGCTCGGCGGCCGAGCTTCAGATCTCCAACGACCATGACGGCATCATGGAATTGCCGGGGGACGCACCTGTTGGCGCCGGTTATGCCGAATGGGCCGCGCTTGGCGATCCCGTGATCGAGATCAACCTGACGCCGAACCGGCAGGATTGCACCGGCGTGCACGGCATCGCGCGCGACCTCGCCGCCGCCGACATGGGCAAGTTCAAAGACCCCTCGATCAAGCCGATCAAGGGCGAATTCCCGTGTCCCGTGAAGGTCACGGTCGAGGACGCTGCGCTGTGTCCTGGTTTTGCGCTGCGCCTCGTGCGCGGCGTGAAGAACGGCCCGTCGCCGGAATGGCTGCAAAAGCGGCTGACCGCGATCGGGCTGCGTCCGATCAACGCGCTGGTCGACATCACCAACTTCATGACCTACGACCGCGCGCGTCCGCTGCACGTGTTCGACGCCAAGAAGGTGGTGGGCAATCTCGTGGTGCGCCGCGCCCGCGACGGCGAGGCGCTACTCGCGCTCGACGGCCGCGCCTACAATCTCGATCCCTCGATCTGCGTGATCGCGGACCAGCACGGCGTCGAATCGCTCGCCGGCATCATGGGCGGCGAAGCCTCGGGCTGCGACGAGAACACCACCGACGTGCTGATCGAATCGGCGCTGTGGAACGAGATCAACATCGCCCAGACCGGCCGCAAGCTCGGCATCAATTCGGATGCGCGCTACCGCTTCGAACGCGGCGTCGATCCGGCCTTCATGGTGCCCGGGCTGGAGCTCGCCACCAAGCTGGTGATGGAGCTGTGCGGCGGTACGCCGTCCGAGAACGTCGTCGTGGGCAAAACGTTCGGCGACGATCGCGTGATCGATTTCCCACTCACCGAGGTCAAGCGTCTCTCCGGCATCGAGGTGCCGCAGGTCGAGATGAAGCTCATCCTGACCCGTCTCGGCTTCATGATGGCGGGGCCCGGCCCTGTGGTGAAGGTCGCGGTGCCGTCGTGGCGCTCCGACGTGCACGGCAAGGCCGACATCGTCGAGGAGGTCGTCCGCATCTACGGCGTCGACAAGGTGCCGATGACGCCGTTCGAGCGCGGCGAGGACGCGCGCAAGGCCGTGCTGACGCCGCTGCAGCTTCGCAGCCGCCGCGCGCGGCGCTCGCTCGCGAGCCGCGGCATGGTCGAGGCGGTGACGTGGTCGTTCATCACAAAACCTGCGGCACAATTGTTCGGCGGTGGCCGGCGTGAGCTCGAGGTCGCCAATCCGATCGCCGCTGATCTTTCCGACATGCGGCCGAGCCTGTTGCCGGGCCTGGTCGCAGCCGCACAGGCCAACGCCGATCGCGGTTTTGGCGACGTCGTGCTGTTCGAGGTCGGTCAGGTGTTCAGGGGCGATCGCCCGCAGGATCAGTTCATGGCCGCGAGCGGCGTGCGCCGCGGCCTTGCGTCGTCGGACGGATTGGGACGGCACTGGTCGGCCTCGGCGCAGGCCAATGTCTTCGACGCCAAGGCCGATGCGCTCGCGGTGCTGGCCGCCGCCGGCGCGCCGATGCAGGCGCTCCAGATCGTCGCCGGCGGTCCCGCCTGGCTGCATCCAGGCCGCTCCGGCACGATCCAGATCGGACCGCAGAACGTGCTCGGCCATTTCGGCGAGATGCATCCGCGCGCGCTGGAGGCGCTCGGCGCCGACGGCCCGCTTGTTGTGTTCGAGGTGATTCTCGACCGGATTCCGGAGGCCAAGAAGAAGCCGACCCGTGCCAAGCCGCTCATTGAGCTGTCGGCATTCCAGCCGGTGTCGCGCGACTTCGCCTTCATCGTCGATCGCACCGTGAAGGCCGGCGACATCGTGCGCGCGGCGGTAAGCGTCGACAAGAAGCTGATCACCGGTGTCAACGTCTTCGACGTCTATGAAGGCAAGGGCATCGACGACGGCAGGAAGTCGATCGGCATCGCGGTGACGATCCAGCCGCGCGAGAAGACGCTGACCGATCAGGAGATCGAGGCCGTCGCTGCAAAGATCGTGGCGGAGGTCACGAAGAAGACCGGCGGCACGTTGAGAGCATGA